The Gemmata palustris genome includes a region encoding these proteins:
- a CDS encoding DUF4340 domain-containing protein → MNWKSTIALVILAAGAGVWLWKGDTWAPNVGRKPAPTDPSALTALEADFTPATVTRVEVQPATGEAFVLERGAKGWTQPGNWPLRSVEADELVSVLANLRTRFQPIALAEGADLTVYGLADAQKPLTVKVTANGKEYVLKCGEPKLGAGETAFTRAAFVRVNGTNEVLKLGPDVMPVLLRPAEAYRRRQLFSDVERVKVAGAPSFALPGAPPEPSLPTTVTLPGTAVEEIRVTSKNATIFGLTPWPSTGNFTLKRTGPTPSPTVTVRGAEAVVQTDRLADAWTLDAPVRDRIDPAKLQQILTALPELWVEDFVPTAHGGQTADQPFALARQFAVPAEPFFAAVVRLHPEVVPDPREELKKSKQSVSVRLKDGSTVTVKFGGTAKVTEREEMVTIPGPMGMPPRTIPRKVQSTYRYAQIEGNPQVFTVAADKLDGLFAKASDLVDSSVARFATDEVQAVTIAVPGKPPIALTKKKGNPKATKDDEKQDRWLIDQKPNPLLADAARVDDLINRLAGFRGDPSTDLYRADSKVHGLSPATATTITVVAREKRPEGEPEAPAREYRLFVGTPDFAKSKLPIQLAGWSRITLADDRVAGAPDAAGWLAPKLFPDRVSAIFTRPAIAYRGRKLLDTADAKLVALSVDGPLGFSLKQEKGPDAREGWKLVAPITSDTDPTNVAGLLTQLNGLQATEFIAERAANPAEYGLDKPKLTVQLTFGTDRTYKLEVGHARPGKPTEVFARLDGGNVFGLLATTTEGLAAGPLGLLPLQVWNVPVEKITGAEITRLDATTDSFALAKDGTNWKLSGPFTAPVPFVTAQPMLTGLGTLTATKYESLSAADPAKFGFDKPLAKVKLSYTEKTGDADRSVTKTVVVGGVTPGGFDRYAKLDEPAAPVFVLPAGYLFGVQTSPLALIDRNLLFLDTAKIAKVQISGEKPENAVALAKDDKGVWKADGATFTVDTVAAGQLVSLLAPLPVERLAAYGDAVKWADFGLDKPAFTLTIALGGDKPTTHKIQIGKADPLGGRFVRVDDGKAVGVIPAGAVPLLARTKLEFADRTLLAFDPAALNGLLRAKGKEELELAPATTVGWDVVKPAKQKADQPLMDELAEALGRLRAEKVAAFGKKEDVFKQYGLEPPEATVTLTVGEKAEQKVLRLGRPVDAAKPDGDRYVAVEGTGPDATVGVLNGALAQKLLAAPVSFRDRTLVKFVDADKLQLERGDRKVTFSKVNGTWKVTAPVSADAEQAALDDLVNELGKLRASDWVAEKPTDLKPFGLDKPEATWTVSNGDKTVLTLLVGKTAPDGRVYAKAGTGGVVALLGVPQAGKVLAEYRARKPWTLDAFQAETVEMTRGDKTFTLQKNGTAWTDPAAPGDTISVPAITELLGSLTALQVERFAVDENGDPKLFGLDKPEVTLTVTFKDGSKRVLGVGGVVGGTNDKQRYARVIDKNRSEVFVLSAADTARLTRDRTTYIQKK, encoded by the coding sequence ATGAACTGGAAATCGACCATCGCCCTCGTGATCCTCGCGGCCGGCGCCGGCGTGTGGCTGTGGAAGGGCGACACGTGGGCGCCGAACGTCGGCCGGAAGCCCGCGCCCACGGACCCGTCCGCACTCACCGCGCTCGAAGCCGACTTCACCCCCGCGACCGTGACCCGCGTCGAGGTCCAACCGGCGACCGGCGAGGCGTTCGTTCTCGAAAGGGGCGCAAAGGGCTGGACCCAACCCGGCAACTGGCCGCTCCGCTCCGTCGAGGCGGACGAACTCGTTAGCGTACTCGCGAACCTGCGCACCCGGTTCCAGCCAATTGCACTCGCTGAAGGCGCCGACCTCACGGTTTACGGACTCGCGGACGCACAGAAACCGCTCACAGTGAAGGTGACCGCCAACGGCAAAGAGTACGTCCTCAAGTGCGGCGAGCCCAAACTAGGCGCGGGCGAGACCGCGTTTACGAGGGCCGCGTTCGTCCGCGTGAACGGCACCAACGAGGTACTCAAGCTCGGCCCGGACGTCATGCCGGTACTGCTCCGGCCGGCCGAGGCGTACCGGCGGCGCCAGCTCTTCTCGGACGTGGAGCGCGTGAAGGTCGCGGGCGCCCCGTCGTTCGCACTGCCCGGGGCGCCGCCGGAGCCGAGCCTCCCCACAACCGTCACGCTCCCCGGCACCGCGGTCGAGGAGATCCGAGTCACCAGCAAGAACGCGACGATCTTCGGTCTGACGCCGTGGCCCTCGACCGGCAACTTCACCCTGAAGCGCACCGGCCCGACTCCGTCACCGACTGTCACCGTGCGGGGCGCGGAGGCGGTCGTGCAGACCGATCGGCTCGCAGACGCATGGACCCTCGACGCCCCCGTGCGCGACCGGATCGACCCCGCGAAGCTCCAACAGATCCTCACCGCGCTCCCGGAACTGTGGGTCGAAGATTTCGTGCCCACCGCACACGGCGGCCAAACGGCCGACCAACCGTTCGCCCTCGCGCGCCAGTTCGCGGTCCCGGCGGAACCGTTCTTTGCCGCAGTGGTGCGACTGCACCCCGAAGTCGTTCCCGACCCGCGCGAGGAACTGAAGAAATCCAAGCAGTCCGTCAGCGTGCGGCTGAAAGACGGGAGCACGGTCACGGTGAAGTTCGGCGGGACCGCGAAGGTCACCGAGCGCGAGGAGATGGTTACGATTCCCGGCCCGATGGGGATGCCGCCGCGCACCATCCCGCGCAAAGTGCAGAGCACTTATCGGTACGCACAAATCGAAGGCAATCCGCAGGTCTTCACCGTTGCCGCGGACAAGTTGGACGGCCTGTTCGCGAAGGCGAGTGACTTGGTGGACTCGTCCGTTGCGCGGTTCGCAACAGACGAGGTGCAAGCGGTCACGATTGCCGTGCCCGGCAAGCCACCAATCGCTCTCACCAAGAAGAAGGGGAACCCGAAGGCGACCAAGGACGACGAGAAGCAGGACCGCTGGCTCATCGACCAGAAGCCGAACCCGCTGCTCGCGGACGCGGCCCGTGTCGATGATCTCATCAACCGGCTCGCGGGGTTCCGCGGCGATCCTTCGACCGACCTCTACCGGGCCGATTCCAAGGTCCACGGCCTCAGCCCCGCGACCGCGACGACCATCACCGTGGTCGCCCGCGAGAAGCGTCCCGAAGGCGAACCGGAAGCGCCCGCGCGGGAGTACAGGCTGTTCGTTGGGACGCCCGATTTCGCGAAAAGCAAGCTCCCGATTCAACTCGCGGGCTGGTCGCGTATCACGCTCGCTGATGACCGCGTTGCGGGCGCGCCCGACGCCGCGGGGTGGCTCGCGCCGAAGCTGTTCCCGGATCGCGTGTCCGCAATTTTCACGCGCCCGGCCATCGCCTACCGCGGGCGCAAGTTGCTCGATACGGCTGATGCGAAGCTCGTTGCGCTGAGCGTGGACGGTCCGCTCGGCTTCTCACTGAAGCAAGAAAAGGGACCGGACGCACGTGAGGGTTGGAAACTCGTCGCGCCGATCACGTCCGACACCGACCCGACGAACGTGGCCGGGCTACTGACACAACTCAACGGCCTCCAGGCCACGGAGTTCATTGCCGAGCGCGCCGCGAATCCCGCCGAGTACGGGCTCGATAAGCCGAAACTCACGGTCCAACTCACGTTCGGCACCGACCGCACGTACAAGCTCGAAGTGGGTCACGCGCGCCCCGGCAAGCCGACCGAGGTGTTCGCCCGGCTCGACGGCGGAAACGTGTTCGGCCTCCTCGCGACCACCACGGAGGGCCTCGCGGCCGGTCCGCTCGGGCTCCTGCCGCTGCAAGTCTGGAACGTGCCGGTCGAGAAGATTACGGGGGCGGAAATCACTCGCCTTGATGCGACGACCGATTCGTTCGCGCTCGCGAAGGACGGCACGAACTGGAAGCTCTCCGGCCCCTTCACGGCCCCGGTACCGTTCGTTACCGCGCAACCCATGCTCACGGGGTTGGGTACCCTGACCGCGACCAAGTACGAGTCACTTTCCGCAGCGGACCCGGCAAAGTTCGGGTTCGACAAGCCGCTCGCCAAGGTGAAACTGAGTTACACCGAAAAGACCGGTGACGCGGACCGCAGTGTGACCAAGACCGTTGTCGTCGGTGGTGTCACGCCCGGCGGGTTCGACCGCTACGCGAAGCTCGACGAACCGGCCGCTCCCGTGTTCGTGCTGCCGGCGGGGTACCTGTTCGGGGTTCAAACGTCGCCACTCGCACTGATCGATCGGAACCTGCTGTTCCTCGACACGGCGAAGATCGCGAAAGTGCAGATCAGCGGTGAGAAACCGGAGAACGCGGTCGCGCTAGCGAAGGACGATAAAGGTGTGTGGAAAGCCGACGGTGCCACGTTCACCGTCGATACGGTCGCGGCCGGACAGTTGGTGTCGCTCCTCGCGCCTTTACCGGTCGAACGCTTGGCCGCTTACGGCGACGCGGTCAAGTGGGCCGACTTCGGGCTCGATAAGCCCGCGTTCACGCTCACCATCGCGCTCGGCGGCGACAAGCCCACCACCCACAAGATCCAGATCGGAAAAGCCGACCCGCTCGGCGGGCGGTTCGTGCGCGTAGACGACGGCAAGGCAGTCGGTGTGATACCCGCGGGCGCGGTGCCACTGCTCGCCCGCACCAAACTGGAGTTTGCTGACCGCACCCTCCTCGCGTTCGACCCGGCCGCGCTGAACGGATTGCTGCGAGCGAAGGGCAAAGAGGAACTCGAACTCGCTCCCGCCACGACCGTCGGTTGGGACGTGGTGAAGCCCGCAAAACAAAAAGCGGATCAGCCGCTGATGGACGAACTTGCCGAAGCGCTCGGCCGGTTGCGGGCCGAAAAGGTCGCAGCGTTCGGCAAGAAGGAGGACGTCTTCAAGCAATACGGCCTCGAACCGCCCGAAGCGACCGTCACGCTGACCGTCGGCGAGAAGGCCGAGCAGAAGGTGTTGCGATTGGGTCGCCCCGTAGATGCTGCGAAGCCGGACGGCGATCGCTACGTTGCCGTCGAGGGCACCGGCCCCGACGCGACCGTGGGCGTTCTGAATGGAGCGCTCGCGCAAAAACTGCTTGCCGCACCTGTGTCCTTCCGCGACCGCACGCTCGTCAAGTTCGTGGACGCGGACAAGCTCCAACTGGAACGCGGCGACCGGAAGGTCACCTTCTCCAAAGTGAACGGCACCTGGAAAGTCACAGCGCCCGTTTCGGCCGACGCGGAACAGGCCGCACTCGATGACTTGGTGAACGAACTCGGCAAGTTGCGCGCGAGCGACTGGGTTGCGGAGAAGCCCACGGACCTGAAGCCGTTCGGCCTCGACAAGCCGGAAGCGACGTGGACCGTCTCCAACGGCGACAAGACCGTGCTGACGCTCCTGGTCGGCAAGACCGCTCCCGACGGCCGCGTTTACGCGAAGGCCGGAACGGGCGGCGTGGTCGCGCTGCTGGGCGTTCCGCAAGCCGGGAAGGTGCTCGCGGAGTACCGCGCGCGGAAGCCGTGGACGCTCGATGCGTTCCAGGCGGAAACGGTCGAGATGACTCGCGGCGACAAGACTTTTACGCTCCAGAAGAACGGTACCGCGTGGACCGATCCCGCGGCCCCGGGCGACACGATTAGCGTCCCCGCCATCACGGAACTGCTCGGCAGCCTGACCGCGCTTCAGGTGGAGCGCTTCGCGGTGGACGAAAACGGCGACCCGAAACTCTTCGGGCTGGATAAGCCGGAAGTGACGCTCACGGTCACGTTCAAGGACGGCAGCAAGCGCGTACTCGGGGTCGGTGGCGTGGTCGGCGGCACGAACGACAAACAGCGCTACGCGCGCGTGATCGACAAGAACCGCTCGGAGGTGTTCGTTCTCTCCGCGGCGGACACCGCGCGCCTCACACGCGACCGCACGACCTACATCCAGAAGAAATAG
- a CDS encoding ABC transporter permease has translation MRATCSLIRREFAAYFTGPIGYVALFGFLVLNGLLFWLVIGLLTEKGPQGVEYPMQVMLGGAENPPGALVAGVLFWGLFPAVTGIITSRLIAEERGSGTLESLLTAPIRDWQVVLAKFVACFAFYLLLWATTLVYVPVLADLRAEWQWNFTLYSVMLLVGVFLLVSAKLGFWFESNGWLVLLFGLLGLGLAGAGGYLHATKDARHLVHVTANIDPMPVLTSYLGVVLAGAMFLALGLLVSSWVKSQLVAWMLSLLLGLGFVLPAALRWQVDSGSQWDALLYYVSVPEHFRRDFTRGVIDTRPLVMYVTATLCCLYLTVRSLEARRLR, from the coding sequence ATGCGAGCAACGTGCAGTCTGATCCGCCGCGAGTTCGCCGCGTACTTCACGGGGCCGATCGGGTACGTCGCGCTGTTCGGCTTCCTCGTGCTGAACGGGTTGCTGTTCTGGCTCGTGATCGGGTTGCTGACCGAGAAGGGGCCGCAGGGCGTCGAGTACCCGATGCAGGTGATGCTCGGCGGGGCCGAGAACCCGCCCGGCGCGCTGGTCGCGGGGGTGCTGTTCTGGGGGCTGTTCCCGGCCGTCACCGGCATCATCACGTCGCGCCTGATCGCGGAAGAGCGCGGGAGCGGCACGCTCGAATCGCTCCTCACGGCCCCGATCCGCGACTGGCAGGTCGTGCTGGCCAAGTTCGTCGCGTGCTTCGCATTCTACCTGCTGTTGTGGGCCACGACGCTGGTCTACGTGCCCGTGCTCGCCGATCTTCGCGCGGAGTGGCAGTGGAACTTCACGCTCTATTCAGTGATGCTGCTCGTGGGCGTTTTCCTGCTCGTCTCGGCCAAACTCGGGTTCTGGTTCGAGTCGAACGGGTGGCTCGTGCTGTTGTTCGGGCTGCTCGGGTTGGGGTTGGCTGGTGCTGGCGGGTACTTGCACGCCACGAAGGACGCCCGGCACCTCGTCCACGTCACTGCAAACATCGACCCGATGCCGGTACTCACGTCGTACCTCGGCGTGGTCCTGGCTGGTGCGATGTTCCTCGCCCTAGGGTTGCTCGTTTCGAGCTGGGTGAAGAGCCAGTTGGTCGCGTGGATGCTCTCGCTGTTGCTCGGATTGGGCTTCGTCCTGCCGGCCGCACTGCGCTGGCAGGTCGATTCGGGGAGTCAGTGGGACGCGCTGCTGTACTACGTCAGCGTACCGGAGCACTTCCGCCGCGACTTCACCCGCGGCGTGATCGACACCCGCCCGCTGGTGATGTACGTCACTGCTACGCTGTGCTGTCTCTACCTGACCGTGCGCTCGCTCGAAGCCCGGAGGCTCCGGTAG